One window from the genome of Cottoperca gobio chromosome 15, fCotGob3.1, whole genome shotgun sequence encodes:
- the vit gene encoding vitrin, whose protein sequence is MIRASLTAICLVLLLSYACWAKPNGSKNKKPKQVVPDIDCDVRAGKINLPEFIAKCPAHCKETKQQVYGTGVFASISSICNAAIHSGIITNTGGKVIVRKMAGQNIYKGSNSNGVRSLSLPKWRESFVVSVGKPKKGVIYPSTLDYVPSRPTYVKTSQKEAKSPAVTTPLPTTPEPPTTTTPEPTTTTLAPTTTTPPPTTTKPRAAVHKVRDAGSSHPYLASVATASSRQSQNGQGKIPNQVFRGGAYPNRFPQRISAGLRRPEAGSAIRRQPSSPVGPAFNRVQPAPPERTPTISQSNPAFPRRDWAPPSFPRPDWFPGARRPADVSYAAPDSGYTWSETATPEITARDHRPDISEYERWFYNFGPYLPRSTDSDGNRKVPLDTTHTRVEPVDAWKPDVNPYESGFNVREQEPVPRAPEPMSQGDPNCKVDLVFLMDGSWSIGKRRFKIQKDFLSEVAETINVGVAGPMMGLIQYGDDPVTEISLKSYSNSREVKSAVEKIAQKGGLSNVGKALSYINKHYFSDANGNRGGAPNVAVVLVDGWPTDKVEEASRLARESGINIFFVTIEGPDDNEKQNLVETNFVDKAVCRTNGFFSLPVSSWFSLRKAVQPLVKRVCDTDRLMCSKTCVNANDIAFVIDGSSSVGTGNFRTVLQFVANITREFEISDTDTRVGAVQYTYEQRLEFGFGQYNNKAELLNAIKRINYWSGGTSTGAAITYAAEQLFSKSKPNKRKIMIVITDGRSYDDVRAPSLAVHRQGVIAYSIGIAWAAQDELEYIATDPDKEHSFFVDEFDNLYKFVPKIIHNICQEFNSQPRN, encoded by the exons ATGATCAGAGCATCACTCACTGCCATCTGCCTCG TGCTCCTCCTGTCCTATGCTTGCTGGGCCAAGCCTAATGGATCAAAGAACAAGAAACCAAAGCAAG TTGTTCCAGACATAGACTGTGATGTCAGAGCGGGAAAGATCAATCTCCCAGAGTTCATAGCCAAATGTCCTGCCCACTGTAAGGAGACAAAGCAACAAGTTTATGGGACAGGCGTGTTCGCCTCCATCTCCAGCATCTGCAACGCTGCCATCCACAG CGGCATCATCACCAACACAGGAGGAAAGGTGATAGTGAGGAAGATGGCCGGGCAGAACATCTACAAAGGCAGTAATTCCAATGGGGTgcgctctctgtctctacctAAGTGGAGAGAGTCGTTCGTTGTCTCAG tGGGGAAGCCCAAGAAAGGAGTGATCTACCCATCTACTCTGGACTACGTCCCCTCAAGACCAACCTACGTGAAAACAA GTCAAAAGGAGGCCAAATCCCCTGCGGTCACCACACCTCTGCCTACGACACCTGAACCCCCCACAACTACGACACCTGaacccaccaccaccacacttGCTCCCACCACCACTACACCACCTCCCACTACTACCAAGCCTCGAGCTGCTGTCCATAAAGTCAGGGATGCAG GCAGCAGTCACCCATACCTTGCCTCCGTGGCAACCGCAAGTTCAA GACAGTCACAGAACGGTCAAGGAAAGATTCCCAACCAAG TATTCAGAGGAGGAGCCTATCCGAATAGATTCCCACAACGTATCAGCGCAG GTCTGCGCAGACCAGAGGCCGGGTCGGCTATCAGGAGACAGCCATCCTCTCCAGTTGGCCCAG CTTTTAACAGGGTTCAGCCGGCTCCACCCGAGCGGACTCCAACCATAAGCCAGTCAAACCCCG CTTTTCCCAGAAGGGATTGGGCGCCTCCTTCCTTTCCTCGTCCTGATTGGTTCCCAGGAGCTCGACGACCAGCAG ATGTTAGTTATGCAGCTCCAGACTCAGGATACACATGGAGTGAGACAGCCACACCTGAGATCACAG CTCGGGATCACAGGCCTGATATCTCAGAATATGAACGCTGGTTTTATAACTTTGGACCGTACC TGCCTCGCTCCACTGACTCAGATGGCAACCGTAAAGTGCCATTGGATACAACCCATACTAGAG TGGAACCAGTGGATGCCTGGAAGCCAGACGTAAATCCTTATGAATCAG GTTTCAACGTGAGGGAGCAGGAACCTGTACCCAGAGCGCCTGAGCCTATGTCACAGGGAGACCCAA ATTGTAAGGTGGACCTGGTCTTCCTCATGGATGGGAGCTGGAGCATTGGGAAGAGACGCTTTAAGATCCAGAAGGACTTCTTGTCTGAGGTGGCTGAGACCATCAATGTGGGTGTAGCTGGACCCATGATGGGCCTCATCCAATACGG GGATGACCCTGTGACAGAGATCAGTCTGAAGTCTTACTCCAACTCCAGAGAGGTGAAGTCAGCTGTAGAAAAGATTGCGCAGAAGGGAGGCCTCTCCAATGTAG GAAAGGCCCTCTCCTACATCAACAAGCACTACTTCAGTGATGCCAATGGAAACCGCGGAGGAGCTCCTAATGTGGCCGTGGTGCTGGTGGACGGCTGGCCTACGGACAAGGTGGAGGAGGCGTCTCGGCTCGCTCGGGAGTCTGGCATCAACATATTCTTCGTCACCATCGAGGGCCCCGATGACAACGAGAAACAAAACCTGGTTGAGACCAACTTTGTTGACAAG GCTGTGTGTCGAACCAACGGCTTCTTCTCCCTGCCCGTGTCCAGCTGGTTTTCTCTGAGGAAGGCCGTGCAGCCCCTGGTGAAGAGAGTGTGTGACACAGACCGCCTGATGTGCAGCAAAACTTGCGTAAACGCGAACGACATCGCCTTCGTTATCGACGGCTCCAGCAGCGTGGGAACCGGCAACTTCCGCACGGTCTTGCAGTTTGTGGCCAACATCACGAGGGAGTTTGAGATCTCTGACACCGACACACGGGTCGGAGCTGTGCAGTACACCTACGAGCAGAGGTTGGAGTTTGGCTTCGGCCAGTACAACAACAAGGCTGAGCTGCTGAACGCCATCAAACGCATCAACTACTGGAGCGGTGGGACCAGCACCGGTGCTGCCATCACCTATGCCGCAGAGCAGCTCTTCAGCAAATCCAAACCCAACAAACGCAAGATCATGATTGTCATTACAGACGGGCGCTCCTATGATGACGTCAGGGCACCTTCATTGGCTGTCCATCGCCAAG GTGTGATCGCCTACTCCATCGGCATTGCCTGGGCAGCCCAGGATGAGCTGGAGTATATTGCCACGGACCCCGACAAGGAGCACTCCTTCTTCGTGGACGAGTTCGACAACCTCTACAAATTTGTACCCAAGATCATCCACAACATCTGCCAGGAGTTCAACTCTCAGCCCAGAAACTGA
- the LOC115020215 gene encoding opsin-5-like, producing MEIMLKGLPVKVVNIPWRNNNLSTLNTDPPLTEQGETIIGIYLLVLGWLSWFGNSLVMFVLYRQRASLQSTDILTLNLAISDASISIFGYSRGILEIFNIFKDNGYVITWIWTCQVDGFFTLLFGLASINTLTVISVTRYIKGCHPNKAYCISINTIAVSLICIWTGAMFWSVAPLLGWGSYTDRGYGTCEVDWSKANYSTIHKSYIISILISCFFIPVMVMLFSYVSIINTVKSTNAMTADGFLTARQRKVERDVTRISIVICTAFIMAWSPYAVVSMWSAWGFHVPSTTSIMTRLFAKSASFYNPLIYFGMSSKFRKDVSVLLPCTQERREVVRLQHFKNIKPKAEAPPPAASLPVQKLVAKYATSHPESDSGVNSPPQTPPSDPQGVFNIDLPSHIETEEYWCDRL from the exons ATGGAAATAATGTTGAAGGGTTTACCTGTGAAGGTCGTAAATATTCCATGGAGAAATAATAACCTCAGTACTCTGAATACAGACCCCCCTCTAACCGAACAAGGAGAGACCATCATTGGAATCTATCTGTTAGTGTTGG gATGGCTGTCCTGGTTTGGAAACAGTTTAGTGATGTTTGTCCTGTACAGACAGCGGGCCTCACTTCAGTCAACAGATATCCTCACTTTAAATCTTGCCATCTCTGATGCCAGCATCTCCATATTCGGCTACTCCAGAGGGATCCTagaaatatttaatatcttCAAGGATAATGGGTATGTGATCACCTGGATCTGGACCTGCCAG GTAGATGGTTTCTTCACCCTGCTCTTCGGCCTCGCAAGCATCAACACCTTGACCGTTATCAGCGTCACCAGATACATCAAGGGATGCCACCCAAACAAAG ctTACTGTATCAGCATCAACACCATTGCCGTATCGCTCATCTGCATTTGGACCGGAGCGATGTTTTGGTCTGTTGCTCCACTGCTTGGCTGGGGCAGTTACACAG ATCGAGGTTATGGCACCTGTGAGGTGGACTGGTCCAAAGCCAATTACTCCACCATCCACAAGTCCTACATCATCTCCATcctcatttcctgctttttcatCCCTGTGATGGTCATGCTCTTCTCCTACGTCTCCATTATCAACACAGTGAAAAGCACTAACGCCATGACAGCTGATGGTTTCCTCACCGCCCGCCAAAGGAAGGTGGAGAGAGATGTCACAAGG ATTTCCATTGTAATCTGCACAGCTTTCATCATGGCCTGGTCCCCATATGCAGTCGTGTCTATGTGGTCAGCCTGGGGCTTCCATGTGCCAAGCACAACCAGTATCATGACCCGTCTCTTCGCCAAGTCTGCCAGCTTCTACAACCCGCTTATCTACTTCGGAATGAGCTCCAAGTTCCGCAAGGacgtctctgtgctgctgccgTGCACGCAAGAGCGCAGAGAGGTGGTGCGCCTGCAACACTTTAAGAACATCAAACCCAAGGCTGAGGCCCCGCCCCCAGCTGCATCCCTTCCTGTCCAGAAGCTGGTGGCAAAATATGCCACATCCCATCCTGAAAGCGACTCAGGGGTCAACAGCCCTCCTCAGACTCCTCCTTCTGACCCACAGGGGGTCTTCAACATTGACCTGCCCTCACACATTGAAACAGAAGAGTACTGGTGTGACAGGCTCTGA